The Mycoplasma sp. 1654_15 genome contains a region encoding:
- a CDS encoding alpha-amylase family glycosyl hydrolase → MKTIKLEDKIIYQIFPRSFYDSNNDGNGDLKGITLKLPYLKKLGINAIWLCPIYKTEFVDAGYDVLDYKSVWKNFGTLKDFKELSSKAKKLGIDIIMDIVLNHVSNQHKWFKKACESEDNIEHNYFIWRKTLSDEEKKAKSIFGGSAWEYVPSVKKYYFHLFSKEQVDLNWSHPNTIKAMVDVIDFWYKLGVKGFRLDAIKHVSKTFENVEKNPYFAWNPKAVEYLKTFNKLAFSNKPDAYTLGESSGITADEILYYGAGENKVSENYFNFSWWWIGWGRQTGRNGYDANWDYKNFVFQQQPFQHNEKIKSYMFTNFLSNHDTSRSVSRWGDENIFRQESAKTHALMLFILKGIPCIYYGEEIGLLNTHFDKRNQFRDVDIYNGFTTLVDEQKIYSENEFFKYMNINSRDAGRSLMQWDSSKNAGFSQAKNLWLKTGRYSEEINVKKALKEKDSIFYFYQQLIKMRKKEFRDILIKGTSKFEVLPSGLILIKRCFENEELIAYLNLTSSQIEENIEQGQTILSSYKDNKIVKNIFRPYESILIKNSFKNKG, encoded by the coding sequence ATGAAAACAATTAAATTAGAAGATAAAATTATCTATCAAATTTTTCCAAGATCATTTTATGATTCAAACAATGACGGAAATGGTGATTTAAAGGGAATTACTTTAAAGCTTCCGTATTTAAAAAAATTAGGAATAAATGCAATTTGACTTTGTCCAATTTATAAAACAGAGTTTGTAGATGCAGGTTATGATGTTTTAGACTATAAATCAGTTTGAAAAAATTTTGGTACACTAAAAGACTTTAAAGAATTATCAAGCAAGGCTAAAAAACTTGGAATTGATATCATTATGGATATTGTTTTAAATCATGTTTCAAATCAACACAAATGGTTTAAAAAAGCTTGTGAATCTGAAGATAACATAGAACATAACTACTTTATTTGAAGAAAAACATTAAGTGATGAAGAAAAAAAGGCAAAAAGTATTTTTGGTGGTTCAGCTTGAGAATATGTTCCAAGTGTAAAAAAATATTATTTTCACTTATTTTCCAAAGAACAAGTTGATTTAAATTGAAGTCATCCTAATACTATAAAAGCAATGGTTGATGTTATTGATTTTTGATACAAATTAGGTGTAAAAGGTTTTAGATTAGATGCTATTAAACACGTATCAAAAACCTTTGAAAATGTAGAAAAAAATCCTTATTTTGCTTGAAATCCAAAGGCAGTTGAGTATCTTAAAACTTTTAATAAATTAGCTTTTTCTAACAAGCCAGATGCTTATACATTAGGTGAATCATCAGGGATAACAGCTGATGAAATTTTATACTATGGCGCAGGAGAAAATAAGGTTTCAGAAAACTATTTTAATTTTTCCTGATGATGAATTGGTTGAGGTAGACAAACAGGTAGAAACGGCTACGATGCTAATTGAGATTATAAAAATTTTGTTTTCCAACAACAGCCTTTTCAACACAATGAAAAAATTAAGTCTTATATGTTTACTAATTTTTTATCTAATCACGATACTTCCAGAAGCGTTTCTCGTTGAGGTGATGAAAATATTTTTAGACAAGAATCAGCTAAAACACATGCTTTAATGCTTTTTATTTTAAAAGGAATTCCTTGCATTTACTACGGTGAAGAAATAGGTTTATTAAACACTCATTTCGACAAAAGAAACCAGTTTAGAGATGTAGATATTTATAATGGATTTACAACTTTAGTTGATGAACAAAAAATTTATAGCGAAAATGAATTTTTTAAATATATGAATATAAATTCACGTGATGCAGGAAGATCTTTAATGCAATGAGATAGCTCTAAAAATGCTGGATTTTCGCAAGCAAAGAACCTTTGATTAAAAACTGGAAGATATTCTGAAGAAATTAACGTTAAAAAAGCTTTAAAAGAAAAAGATAGTATTTTTTACTTTTATCAACAGTTAATTAAAATGAGAAAGAAAGAATTTAGAGATATCTTAATCAAAGGGACTTCTAAATTTGAAGTTTTACCAAGTGGATTAATTTTGATAAAAAGATGCTTTGAAAATGAAGAATTAATTGCTTATTTGAACCTTACTTCATCACAAATTGAAGAAAATATTGAACAAGGACAAACAATACTTAGTTCTTATAAAGATAACAAAATAGTAAAAAATATTTTCAGACCATATGAGTCAATTTTAATAAAAAATAGCTTTAAAAATAAAGGATAA
- a CDS encoding alpha-amylase family glycosyl hydrolase, translated as MKNKTFFDDLDQKFSYKKSDLGVKFLKDKIQLKLWQPIAKKVEVLVFDKTNFSSQVATFKAVKKGSIWFTFIPLQFECFYYQYKIFHNNNKTTFALDPYAISLAPFNWQEDENKVGLGALINKKSAQTGQKPKKLVYKNNNHVDVNIYELHIRDFTSLKNQNEFLSKLGTFDAAIEANLFSYVKKLGFSHIQLLPIASAFSVNDLEQKMIYKSQASKWSTNYNWGYDPHNYFSINGIYSSNPKDPYARIKEFKKFVSEAHKNNIGIILDVVYNHLMTNNILNNIIDGYYFRNEAKIKPVKYPPLADQRLMTKKLILDSLKYFVQEFNVDGFRFDLSCFMHKETINEIVTELRKLNPNLVFHGEAWPFTDLEFQNSYIKGTNSNNLAFAYFNDTIRDSIKGSEHSTINSGLIIKQNEDLFVKFVSSIVGNIKDFNFKNITHSKDDYFLFAEDISMVLNYAACHDGFTLWDKINVSAKANLPLKRRIEIYRQALMMSVFSQGRHLMLAGTELLQSKPCDNSGEEPEKCVYSTYDDFNEQPDNSAYHPNSYKTSDYTNGLKWTHLKNELVKQNVFNFVSKLNKYRAKTRFFRLATNKEIKDNIKFLEVDKQKAIIAYQIKQNNEVVEVIHNFSEASHFYKLLNKDKVLFSSRIKQKEGILEGQSSILIKRNYENN; from the coding sequence GTGAAAAATAAAACATTTTTTGATGATTTAGATCAAAAATTTTCTTATAAAAAATCTGATTTAGGTGTTAAGTTTTTAAAAGATAAAATTCAATTAAAACTATGACAACCTATAGCAAAAAAAGTAGAAGTTTTAGTCTTTGATAAAACTAATTTTTCTTCTCAAGTCGCAACTTTTAAAGCAGTTAAAAAAGGCAGCATTTGATTCACTTTTATTCCTTTACAGTTTGAATGTTTTTATTATCAATACAAAATTTTTCACAATAATAATAAAACAACTTTTGCCCTTGATCCTTATGCAATTTCTTTAGCCCCTTTTAATTGACAAGAAGATGAAAATAAAGTTGGACTTGGAGCTCTTATTAATAAAAAATCAGCTCAAACAGGTCAAAAACCTAAAAAATTAGTTTATAAAAATAACAATCATGTAGATGTTAATATTTACGAACTTCACATTAGAGATTTTACTAGTTTAAAAAATCAAAATGAATTTCTTAGCAAGCTTGGAACTTTCGATGCAGCAATAGAAGCTAATTTATTTTCATATGTTAAAAAATTAGGTTTTAGCCACATCCAACTTCTACCAATTGCTTCTGCTTTTAGCGTTAATGATCTAGAACAAAAAATGATTTATAAATCACAGGCTTCAAAATGAAGCACAAATTATAACTGAGGATATGATCCACATAATTATTTTTCTATTAATGGAATCTATTCTTCAAATCCAAAAGATCCTTATGCAAGAATTAAAGAGTTTAAAAAATTTGTCTCAGAAGCTCATAAAAACAACATCGGAATTATCTTAGATGTTGTTTATAACCACTTAATGACAAATAATATTTTAAATAACATAATTGATGGATATTACTTCAGAAATGAAGCCAAAATTAAGCCCGTTAAGTATCCTCCACTTGCTGATCAAAGACTTATGACAAAGAAACTAATTTTAGATTCTTTGAAATATTTTGTTCAAGAATTCAATGTTGATGGATTTAGATTTGATCTTTCGTGTTTTATGCACAAAGAAACTATTAATGAAATTGTAACTGAGTTAAGAAAGTTAAATCCCAATTTAGTCTTCCACGGAGAAGCGTGACCTTTTACAGATTTAGAATTTCAAAATTCTTACATCAAGGGAACAAATTCAAATAATTTAGCTTTTGCTTATTTTAATGACACAATTAGAGATTCAATCAAAGGCAGTGAGCATTCAACAATAAATTCAGGTCTAATTATCAAGCAAAATGAAGATCTTTTTGTCAAATTTGTTAGCTCAATAGTGGGAAATATCAAAGATTTTAATTTTAAAAATATAACTCATTCTAAAGATGATTATTTTTTATTTGCTGAAGATATTTCGATGGTTTTAAATTATGCAGCTTGTCATGATGGTTTTACTTTGTGAGATAAAATAAATGTGAGTGCAAAAGCGAATTTACCTTTAAAAAGAAGGATAGAGATATATAGGCAAGCTTTAATGATGAGTGTTTTTAGCCAAGGTAGGCACTTAATGTTAGCTGGAACTGAATTACTTCAATCTAAGCCTTGTGATAATTCAGGTGAAGAGCCAGAAAAATGTGTTTATTCAACTTATGATGATTTTAATGAACAACCAGATAATAGCGCTTATCATCCCAATTCTTATAAAACTTCTGACTATACAAATGGTTTAAAATGAACTCACCTAAAAAATGAGTTAGTTAAACAAAATGTCTTCAATTTTGTATCTAAATTAAACAAATACAGAGCAAAAACAAGATTTTTCAGACTAGCAACCAATAAAGAAATCAAAGATAATATTAAGTTTTTAGAAGTAGATAAACAAAAAGCAATAATTGCTTACCAAATAAAACAAAATAATGAAGTAGTAGAAGTAATCCACAACTTTTCTGAAGCAAGCCATTTTTATAAATTGCTAAATAAGGATAAAGTACTTTTTTCTTCAAGAATCAAGCAAAAAGAAGGAATTTTAGAAGGTCAATCATCAATTTTAATAAAGAGAAATTATGAAAACAATTAA
- a CDS encoding GntR family transcriptional regulator — protein sequence MNENNYVREFLSAQENKKETSTTKTNLVIDYLLSVINSKRGRLNRPLPSEHALMDKFQCSRTVVIRVYQRLFSIGAIYAVPKRGYFIAENFHNFIKPISFLLHADKIEGEEKYKEIPDWFEGKNIKFINGYKYIEKKFYKNEEHIIDAEIYITANDILKDEILDFSRPLVAILNDKNQVKNMVYELKYEKVEKFGQNQLLVIYFWGYDKIGICIAGKYYVKPEHFIFYHQEFSIHY from the coding sequence ATGAATGAAAATAATTATGTTAGAGAATTTTTAAGTGCACAAGAAAACAAAAAGGAAACATCCACTACCAAAACAAATTTAGTAATAGATTATTTACTTTCTGTAATAAATTCTAAAAGAGGTAGACTAAATAGACCACTACCTTCAGAACATGCTTTAATGGACAAATTTCAGTGCTCTAGAACTGTTGTTATTAGAGTTTATCAAAGATTATTTTCAATAGGTGCTATATATGCTGTTCCTAAAAGAGGTTATTTTATAGCAGAAAACTTTCACAATTTTATTAAGCCTATTTCTTTTTTGCTTCACGCTGATAAGATAGAAGGTGAAGAAAAATATAAAGAAATTCCAGACTGATTTGAAGGTAAAAACATCAAATTTATTAATGGTTACAAATATATTGAAAAAAAGTTCTACAAAAATGAAGAACATATTATTGATGCTGAAATTTACATTACAGCAAATGATATTTTAAAAGATGAAATTTTAGATTTTTCTAGACCGCTTGTAGCTATATTAAATGATAAGAACCAAGTTAAGAATATGGTCTATGAATTAAAGTATGAAAAAGTAGAAAAATTTGGTCAAAATCAATTGTTAGTAATTTACTTTTGAGGCTATGATAAAATTGGAATTTGTATAGCTGGTAAGTACTATGTAAAACCAGAACATTTCATTTTTTATCATCAAGAATTTTCAATACATTATTAA
- a CDS encoding ABC transporter ATP-binding protein → MLKKLFKNKNNASKMKENADFISDDDQLLETGFETIDIDKMVSEIGQVYSSTRGADIKLVNISKKYEGNENYTLENINLEIKPGTFCIFLGPSGCGKTTLLRMIAGLNSITKGDLLFNNKRYNNLLPNERNIAMVFQSYALYPHMNVYNNITFGLKIANERKDIIDRTVKDVAKILKIHKYLYRKPKDLSGGQRQRVAIGRAIARKPLVFLMDEPLSNLDAKLRENMRREIVNIHRMLNTTSIYVTHDQLEAMTMGDQIVVFNDGKIQQTGKGKDLYFKPANIFVAKFIGSPTMNTFDAQLKGKKLVNSLEDVQITIEDDLASKIKENQELVVGFRSEDLKLHTSQVANSVAGKISNIELIGKDQLIAVSINSEIEFIVNVPNDQDFELYQEVYVEFVLSRIHIFDKITENRLN, encoded by the coding sequence ATGTTAAAAAAATTGTTTAAAAATAAAAATAATGCTTCAAAAATGAAGGAAAATGCTGATTTTATTTCAGATGATGATCAACTATTAGAAACAGGATTTGAAACCATTGATATAGACAAAATGGTTTCTGAAATAGGTCAAGTATATAGCTCAACAAGAGGTGCAGATATTAAGTTGGTTAACATTTCTAAAAAATACGAAGGTAATGAAAATTACACTTTAGAAAATATTAATTTAGAAATAAAGCCAGGAACATTTTGTATCTTTCTAGGACCTTCTGGTTGTGGTAAAACTACTTTATTAAGAATGATTGCTGGACTTAATTCCATAACAAAAGGTGATCTGTTATTTAATAACAAAAGATATAATAATTTGCTTCCTAATGAAAGAAATATTGCAATGGTTTTTCAATCTTATGCTTTATATCCTCATATGAATGTCTACAATAATATAACTTTTGGTTTAAAAATAGCAAATGAAAGAAAAGACATTATTGATAGAACTGTAAAAGATGTTGCCAAGATATTAAAAATTCATAAATATTTATACAGAAAACCAAAAGATCTTTCAGGTGGTCAAAGGCAAAGAGTAGCAATAGGAAGAGCAATAGCTAGAAAACCGCTTGTGTTTTTAATGGACGAACCACTTTCAAACTTAGATGCTAAATTAAGAGAAAACATGCGTAGAGAAATAGTAAATATTCACCGTATGTTAAATACTACAAGTATTTATGTTACTCACGATCAATTAGAAGCTATGACTATGGGTGACCAAATTGTAGTTTTCAATGATGGTAAAATTCAACAAACTGGAAAAGGAAAAGATTTATACTTTAAACCAGCTAATATTTTTGTTGCTAAATTTATAGGTTCACCAACAATGAATACTTTTGATGCTCAGCTAAAAGGTAAAAAATTAGTAAATTCTCTTGAAGATGTTCAAATAACAATTGAAGATGATTTAGCTTCAAAAATAAAGGAAAATCAAGAACTTGTTGTTGGTTTTAGAAGTGAAGATTTAAAACTCCATACAAGTCAAGTAGCAAATTCAGTAGCTGGTAAAATTTCAAACATAGAATTAATAGGTAAAGATCAGTTAATTGCAGTAAGTATTAATTCAGAAATAGAATTTATAGTAAATGTGCCAAATGATCAGGATTTTGAACTTTATCAAGAAGTTTATGTGGAATTTGTGTTATCCAGAATTCATATTTTTGACAAAATTACAGAAAATAGATTAAACTAA
- a CDS encoding sugar ABC transporter permease, which yields MFDKLLRKRFYKHSFDSIKVDKKRLEPKRLKLNSSDAKDPTVAEIIWLFFNYIILIFWAIIILFPIVSLVLAAFNVQNPRIVAITPFQFGLDNFNYLFTSSRSLFGRWYLNTIIIAGLTMLISTIAVALNGYAYSRFKFAGSKHSLTIIMMLQLIPATTALISLYMLVKMGENIGIPSIFMLVFIYSGGSIAGNTFMLKSYLDTVSSELDDSGKVDGCSNWGLFFKILVPVIRPALIMVALWSFLTPFTDVILPKFVLQRNDEKTLAVGLDTFLNADPKQVNAGAYAAGSLLASLPAFCLFMYLQKYIVGGLSEGAVKG from the coding sequence ATGTTCGATAAACTATTAAGAAAAAGGTTTTATAAACACAGTTTTGATTCGATTAAAGTAGACAAAAAAAGACTTGAGCCTAAAAGATTAAAACTAAATTCTTCTGATGCCAAAGATCCTACTGTGGCTGAAATTATTTGATTGTTCTTTAACTACATCATTTTAATTTTTTGAGCAATCATAATTTTATTTCCAATTGTTTCTTTAGTTTTGGCAGCGTTTAACGTTCAAAATCCAAGGATTGTAGCAATTACGCCATTTCAATTTGGTTTAGATAATTTTAATTATTTATTTACAAGTTCAAGATCATTGTTTGGTCGTTGATATTTAAATACAATTATTATCGCAGGTCTTACAATGCTCATTTCTACCATAGCAGTAGCATTAAATGGTTATGCTTATTCAAGGTTTAAATTTGCGGGTTCAAAACATTCGTTAACTATTATAATGATGCTTCAATTAATACCAGCAACTACTGCTTTAATTTCTTTATATATGTTGGTTAAAATGGGTGAAAATATAGGAATTCCTTCTATTTTTATGTTAGTTTTTATTTACTCAGGAGGATCGATTGCTGGTAATACATTTATGTTAAAATCATATTTAGATACAGTTTCTTCTGAACTAGATGATTCTGGAAAAGTAGATGGTTGTTCTAATTGAGGATTGTTTTTTAAAATATTAGTTCCTGTTATTAGACCAGCTCTAATTATGGTAGCCTTATGATCATTTTTAACTCCGTTTACCGATGTTATTTTGCCTAAATTTGTATTACAAAGAAATGATGAAAAAACTTTAGCAGTTGGTTTAGATACATTTTTAAATGCCGATCCAAAACAAGTTAATGCTGGAGCTTATGCAGCAGGTTCTTTACTTGCTTCACTTCCTGCGTTTTGTTTATTTATGTACTTACAAAAATACATAGTTGGTGGTTTAAGTGAAGGAGCTGTAAAAGGATAA
- a CDS encoding ABC transporter permease subunit yields the protein MEKLKLYNWYGKAFDTILPETSNNLKAYKKQVNNLFSRQEINIKSQQARDKDLFLRARQKLRDNLKRRLATHKIAYKSKIAVLKDTIKKLSFVDSTISLLNFEIKKLKANLKDSKTYTKDFVASLAKSADDLETKLNNISNLKVSTKEEEIQIFKKFTIYNIIKIYLQKCQDTNFEIDKIENFLLDNEILLVKKLGKNSSNFFKNIYEKIEKQRLFLLKQKEKNQNKYLKTHKLEYKLYKQEKHNIILETEQKILDLEYKFKSKISEQNAINKKKKEESLLKVEEQKNLILQQEKHNQEVIDQKLKTAKQKIEAIKDKYSKLKPYFKQRALIQLYKDLSSFLHKQNLDVPLLDYSFNDLSFEQLKKKNEEILKELTSFLKQTSSIENNKTKLIYHFAFKVFLSKINILRNEFEFSLLLKSQYKKLLAEVKSSYTYEGNFLFEEAKALKERFLDYRLSRLKFRAEKILAKVDYQLLVENKQIAKEKEFIKTSLKQISLTFKENKKQLQSKLKQKEISKPAYKHKIYEYKIDKKEAISELKLQSQSLASKETLKTLFWREFSETKVNKKLYESKITEAQKSIPIETFKNFRWLALIMSIIFPGLAEITLFKQYVKGILMSIFSIFSWALIIPFSFGAYWQKMGGIPGFSDLGAHKFDSARGIFPDARLYLFGGVISVLLLVFVIIYFIAASISAWRVAKYLEFGCRPSKWTHTKRWLNTSGFPWVISILGWVLMLFIVATPIITSILISFTNYGFGHEAPSKTVDWVGLKMWGYWWTFRDNNMFLSLSRVLSWTAIWTVFSTFLPISFGIIIAVLTNSSRIKFKKVFRLIYILPWAIPAFVTLSFLKTAFKEGDEGYINKIMLALGLISEAKNWLSEVGSARVLVIVVQTWIAYAWIFMLVTGNLQSIPKNIYEAGSVDGAKSRQLFWHITLPSLLLSIAPMLIGQFVGAFNNFTTISIFTGGGPNFKEATVFGEASTDIIISWVYKLTTGSVQIEGSQAFAAALTTLAAIFSIAVGARGFIKSMSRRD from the coding sequence ATGGAAAAATTAAAGCTCTATAACTGATATGGAAAAGCTTTTGATACTATCTTACCCGAGACATCAAATAATCTAAAAGCCTATAAAAAACAAGTCAATAATCTTTTTAGTAGACAAGAAATTAACATTAAATCACAACAAGCCCGTGACAAAGATTTATTTTTAAGAGCAAGACAAAAATTAAGAGATAATTTAAAAAGAAGGCTGGCTACTCATAAAATTGCTTATAAGAGCAAAATTGCTGTTTTAAAAGATACAATTAAAAAATTATCTTTTGTTGATTCAACAATTTCTCTTCTTAATTTTGAAATTAAAAAACTAAAAGCTAATTTAAAAGATTCAAAAACTTATACCAAAGATTTTGTTGCTTCTTTAGCAAAGTCAGCTGATGATTTAGAAACAAAATTAAACAACATAAGTAATTTAAAAGTTAGCACTAAAGAAGAAGAAATTCAAATTTTTAAAAAATTTACAATTTATAACATAATCAAAATTTATTTACAAAAATGTCAAGATACAAATTTTGAAATTGATAAAATAGAAAATTTTTTGTTAGATAATGAAATTTTATTAGTAAAAAAACTTGGGAAAAATTCTTCTAATTTTTTCAAAAATATCTACGAAAAGATAGAAAAACAAAGACTCTTTTTATTAAAGCAAAAAGAAAAAAATCAAAATAAATACTTAAAAACACATAAACTAGAATACAAACTTTATAAACAAGAAAAACATAATATTATTCTTGAAACTGAACAAAAGATTCTTGACTTAGAATATAAGTTCAAAAGTAAAATTAGTGAGCAAAATGCTATAAATAAGAAGAAAAAAGAAGAATCTTTATTAAAAGTTGAAGAACAAAAAAACTTGATTTTGCAACAAGAAAAACATAATCAAGAAGTAATTGATCAAAAATTAAAAACAGCCAAGCAAAAAATTGAAGCTATTAAAGACAAATACAGCAAATTAAAACCCTATTTTAAGCAAAGAGCTTTAATACAACTTTATAAAGATTTATCCAGTTTTTTACATAAACAAAACTTAGATGTTCCTTTACTTGATTATTCTTTTAATGATCTAAGTTTTGAACAACTTAAGAAGAAAAATGAAGAAATTTTAAAAGAACTTACTTCATTTTTAAAGCAAACTAGTTCTATTGAAAATAATAAAACTAAATTAATTTATCATTTTGCTTTTAAAGTATTTTTATCTAAAATAAATATATTAAGAAATGAATTTGAATTTAGTTTATTATTAAAATCTCAGTATAAAAAATTATTAGCAGAAGTAAAATCTAGCTATACATATGAAGGAAATTTCCTTTTTGAAGAAGCAAAAGCTTTAAAAGAAAGATTTTTAGATTATCGCCTTTCACGACTCAAATTTAGAGCAGAAAAAATACTAGCTAAAGTTGATTATCAACTTTTAGTAGAAAACAAACAAATTGCTAAAGAAAAAGAATTTATTAAAACTTCTTTAAAACAAATTAGTTTAACTTTTAAAGAAAATAAAAAGCAATTACAAAGCAAATTAAAGCAAAAAGAAATTTCAAAACCTGCTTATAAACATAAAATTTATGAATATAAAATAGACAAAAAAGAAGCTATTAGTGAACTAAAGCTCCAGTCTCAATCACTTGCTTCTAAAGAAACTTTAAAGACTTTATTTTGAAGAGAATTTTCTGAAACTAAAGTAAATAAAAAGCTATATGAAAGCAAGATTACTGAAGCACAAAAAAGCATTCCAATCGAAACTTTTAAAAACTTTAGATGACTAGCGCTTATTATGTCAATCATCTTCCCTGGACTAGCTGAAATTACTTTATTTAAGCAATATGTAAAAGGGATTTTGATGTCAATATTCTCTATTTTTTCTTGAGCATTGATTATTCCTTTTTCTTTTGGTGCTTATTGACAAAAAATGGGTGGTATTCCTGGATTTAGCGATTTAGGTGCTCATAAATTTGATTCAGCAAGAGGAATTTTCCCTGATGCTAGATTATACCTTTTCGGTGGTGTAATTTCAGTTTTACTTCTTGTTTTTGTTATTATCTATTTTATTGCTGCATCGATAAGTGCTTGACGGGTTGCCAAATATTTAGAATTTGGTTGCCGTCCAAGTAAATGAACTCACACTAAAAGATGATTAAATACAAGCGGATTTCCTTGAGTAATTTCTATTTTAGGTTGAGTGCTTATGTTATTTATTGTAGCAACTCCGATTATTACTTCAATTTTAATTTCCTTTACTAACTACGGATTTGGACACGAAGCTCCTTCAAAAACTGTTGATTGAGTAGGTCTGAAAATGTGAGGTTATTGATGAACATTCAGAGACAATAATATGTTCTTATCTTTAAGTCGTGTACTTAGTTGAACAGCGATTTGAACTGTTTTTTCAACCTTTTTACCTATCTCATTTGGTATTATCATTGCAGTGCTAACAAATTCAAGTAGAATTAAATTTAAAAAGGTTTTTAGACTAATTTATATCCTTCCATGAGCTATTCCAGCCTTTGTTACTTTATCCTTTTTAAAAACAGCATTTAAAGAAGGAGATGAAGGATATATAAACAAAATAATGTTAGCTTTAGGCTTGATTTCTGAAGCTAAAAACTGATTATCTGAAGTAGGTAGTGCTCGAGTATTAGTAATTGTTGTTCAAACCTGAATAGCTTATGCTTGAATTTTTATGCTAGTTACTGGTAATTTACAATCAATACCAAAAAATATTTATGAAGCTGGATCAGTTGATGGAGCAAAATCAAGACAACTATTTTGACACATCACGCTTCCGTCACTGCTTTTATCCATAGCTCCGATGTTGATAGGTCAGTTTGTAGGTGCATTTAATAACTTTACTACAATTTCTATCTTTACAGGTGGTGGCCCAAACTTTAAAGAGGCAACCGTTTTTGGTGAAGCTTCTACAGATATTATTATTTCTTGAGTTTATAAACTAACAACAGGTAGTGTTCAAATTGAAGGATCTCAAGCCTTTGCAGCTGCTCTTACAACACTAGCTGCTATCTTCTCAATTGCAGTAGGTGCTAGAGGATTTATTAAATCTATGTCAAGGAGGGACTAA
- a CDS encoding DeoR family transcriptional regulator, translated as MILLDFKNNHTISLSTLSNITQIPRVTLNRDINELKKAGKIKRIGTARAGYWEILEE; from the coding sequence ATGATTTTATTAGACTTTAAAAATAATCACACAATAAGCTTAAGCACATTAAGTAATATAACCCAAATACCAAGAGTGACCTTAAATAGAGATATAAATGAATTGAAAAAAGCTGGAAAAATAAAACGTATAGGTACAGCTAGAGCTGGTTATTGAGAAATATTAGAAGAATAA